From Microcystis aeruginosa NIES-2549, a single genomic window includes:
- a CDS encoding O-linked N-acetylglucosamine transferase: protein MLYTIHFLELAALHINNPEIIAAKVISAIVNYAYQQKQSVFAINLVELCLRFLPEDLYLQNSLFNLYKTTTVDYKKALEIADNFYKSCQTTTEKLLGISLVIAISQAKGDWGNLPKFIDELIQLIERQINAKQFNARPFIIDSILGVTICLPYYQDNPKINRYLQSKLAEIFQADVRIRYNYIAPVSSPKSPARKIKIGYIAYTLRRHSVGWLSRWLFHYHNRDKFEIYTYFVNQAADEITEKWFINNSDYSYNLPAKIEQITAQIRQDNLDILVDIDSLTNNTTCLVMALKPAPIQVTWLGLDASGIPAIDYFIADNYVLPENAEEIYSEKIIRLPNSYLSVDGFEVGVPTRRRTDLNIPDDAIIYLTVQSGLKRTLNMIYLQLQILQQVPNSYLLIKGFADKETIRELFLKSADELGISQDRLRFLPNDFNEETHRANLVIADIVLDTYPYNGATTTLETLWMGIPLVTRVGEQFAARNSYTFMKNAGISQGIAWSDEEYVQWGIKLGLDQNLREEIRYQLRQSRHRSPLWNGKKFTLDMEKAYEQIWQNHHDN from the coding sequence GTGCTATATACCATCCACTTTTTAGAATTAGCAGCCTTACATATCAATAATCCAGAAATAATTGCAGCCAAAGTTATCTCAGCAATTGTCAATTATGCTTATCAACAAAAGCAAAGTGTATTTGCCATTAATTTAGTAGAACTTTGTTTGCGCTTTCTCCCAGAGGATTTATACCTACAAAATAGTTTGTTTAATCTTTATAAAACCACCACTGTTGACTATAAAAAAGCTCTAGAAATTGCTGATAATTTTTATAAAAGTTGCCAGACAACTACTGAAAAGCTCTTGGGAATTTCTCTAGTAATTGCTATTTCACAAGCTAAAGGAGACTGGGGAAATTTACCTAAATTTATTGATGAATTAATACAACTAATCGAGCGACAAATTAATGCTAAACAATTTAATGCACGTCCTTTTATTATTGACTCTATTTTAGGGGTTACTATCTGTCTTCCCTACTATCAAGATAATCCGAAAATCAATCGCTATTTACAAAGTAAACTAGCAGAAATTTTTCAAGCAGATGTAAGAATCCGCTATAACTATATTGCTCCTGTTTCTTCTCCAAAATCTCCAGCAAGAAAAATAAAAATTGGTTATATTGCCTATACTCTCCGTCGTCATTCTGTGGGTTGGTTAAGTCGCTGGTTATTTCACTATCATAATCGAGATAAATTTGAAATTTACACCTATTTTGTCAACCAAGCAGCGGATGAAATTACTGAGAAATGGTTTATAAATAACTCAGATTATAGCTATAATTTGCCCGCAAAAATTGAACAGATAACTGCCCAAATTCGTCAAGATAACTTAGATATTTTAGTGGATATTGATAGCTTAACTAATAATACAACTTGTCTAGTAATGGCTTTAAAACCAGCACCGATACAGGTAACTTGGTTAGGATTAGATGCCTCTGGAATCCCTGCGATTGATTATTTTATTGCCGATAACTACGTTTTACCCGAAAATGCTGAAGAAATTTATTCAGAAAAAATCATCCGACTTCCTAACTCTTATTTATCTGTAGATGGTTTTGAAGTGGGTGTTCCCACTAGGAGAAGAACTGATTTAAATATTCCCGATGATGCTATTATTTATCTGACCGTGCAATCGGGATTAAAACGCACCTTAAACATGATTTATCTGCAATTGCAGATTCTTCAACAGGTTCCTAATAGCTATCTTTTAATCAAAGGTTTTGCCGACAAAGAAACCATTCGAGAATTATTTCTCAAAAGTGCCGACGAATTGGGAATTAGTCAAGATAGATTAAGATTTTTGCCCAATGATTTCAATGAGGAAACCCATCGCGCTAATCTAGTAATTGCTGATATAGTTCTCGATACCTATCCCTATAATGGTGCTACCACAACCCTAGAAACCCTCTGGATGGGGATTCCTTTAGTCACTAGGGTTGGTGAACAATTCGCGGCCCGCAATAGCTATACTTTTATGAAAAATGCCGGCATTAGTCAGGGTATAGCTTGGAGTGATGAGGAATATGTGCAGTGGGGAATTAAGTTAGGATTAGATCAAAATTTAAGGGAAGAAATTCGTTATCAATTACGTCAATCTCGTCATAGATCTCCCCTCTGGAATGGAAAAAAATTTACCCTAGATATGGAAAAAGCCTACGAACAAATTTGGCAAAATCATCACGATAATTAG
- a CDS encoding IS630-like element ISMae26 family transposase, giving the protein MRPYSVDFRQKIIDVWKKEKISIRGLAQRFDVAKSFIQKLLKQHKETGDIRPRPQGGSPPTKLNSEQLIILIEIIESNNDATLEELSDLLYEKTQVKVSRATLGRLTQKLNYSFKKKTLHAAEKESDRVQQKRVEYWSQVREIEASKLIFIDESGVNLALLRLYARALIGRRDRGRKPQKRGRNISIISAISLEKVVASVNIYGAVDAVTFEGFILKEVLPKIKEGDCLLMDNAKIHLGEMVREIIEQEKARLIYLPPYSPEFSPIENFWSKVKAILRKLKARTYKDLIEGIELAMLEVTQKDIRNWFTHCCYCTS; this is encoded by the coding sequence ATGAGACCCTATTCCGTAGATTTTCGCCAAAAAATTATCGATGTCTGGAAGAAAGAAAAAATTTCTATTCGAGGACTAGCCCAGAGATTTGACGTGGCTAAAAGCTTTATTCAGAAGTTATTGAAGCAACATAAAGAAACAGGAGATATCCGTCCTCGTCCACAAGGGGGAAGTCCGCCAACCAAGTTAAATAGTGAACAACTGATAATTTTAATAGAAATCATCGAATCTAACAATGATGCAACTCTCGAAGAATTATCGGACTTACTGTATGAAAAGACACAGGTGAAAGTCAGTAGAGCCACCCTGGGGCGGCTTACGCAAAAACTCAATTACAGTTTCAAAAAAAAAACACTACACGCGGCGGAAAAAGAAAGTGACAGGGTACAGCAAAAAAGAGTGGAATACTGGTCTCAAGTTCGGGAAATTGAGGCATCAAAACTAATTTTCATCGATGAATCGGGGGTAAATTTAGCCCTTTTGAGACTCTATGCCAGAGCCTTAATTGGTCGAAGAGATCGGGGAAGAAAACCACAAAAAAGAGGGAGAAATATTTCAATAATTAGTGCTATAAGCTTAGAAAAAGTTGTGGCATCAGTCAACATATACGGTGCAGTGGATGCGGTAACATTTGAAGGATTTATTCTGAAGGAAGTGCTGCCAAAAATTAAAGAAGGAGACTGTTTGCTCATGGATAACGCCAAGATTCATCTCGGAGAAATGGTCAGAGAAATAATTGAACAAGAAAAAGCTAGACTCATCTATTTACCTCCTTATTCTCCCGAATTCTCTCCTATTGAAAACTTTTGGTCAAAAGTCAAAGCGATATTAAGAAAACTGAAGGCGAGAACTTACAAAGACTTAATAGAAGGGATTGAATTAGCTATGTTAGAAGTTACTCAAAAAGATATTCGCAATTGGTTTACTCACTGTTGCTACTGTACCTCATGA
- a CDS encoding transposase family protein — MSQRIAIRHHLSFQILGLMFQVSESTAHNIFTYWQKLFE, encoded by the coding sequence ATGAGTCAGAGAATTGCTATAAGACATCATCTAAGCTTTCAAATCTTAGGACTAATGTTTCAAGTGAGTGAATCAACGGCTCATAATATCTTTACCTATTGGCAAAAACTTTTTGAATAA
- a CDS encoding transposase family protein, with the protein MIVDSAKQLVERPTDYQEQKIYYSGKQKRHTLKSQFIVLPKAEDIVDVFIGQPSPTSDIKICRETLSKFDYQQAFIGDKAYLGENQIRTPDKKPKNGELTENQIKENKVLLSRRIFVEHLIRVVKVFKVVQERFRLNIAFFSLLRYKSYGF; encoded by the coding sequence TTGATTGTCGATAGCGCAAAACAGCTCGTGGAGAGGCCGACCGATTATCAAGAACAAAAAATATATTATTCGGGAAAGCAAAAAAGACATACTTTAAAAAGTCAATTTATTGTTTTGCCAAAAGCTGAAGATATTGTTGATGTATTTATTGGTCAACCTAGTCCGACGAGCGACATAAAAATCTGTCGGGAAACTTTAAGCAAATTCGATTATCAACAAGCTTTTATTGGAGATAAAGCTTACCTGGGAGAAAATCAAATCAGAACTCCTGATAAAAAACCTAAGAACGGAGAATTAACCGAGAATCAAATTAAAGAAAATAAAGTTTTATTATCTCGGCGAATTTTTGTTGAGCATTTAATTCGAGTTGTCAAAGTATTTAAGGTAGTTCAAGAAAGATTTAGATTAAATATAGCGTTTTTCAGTCTGCTGAGGTACAAAAGTTATGGGTTTTAG
- a CDS encoding ATP-binding protein — protein MIERHRRRLANGEERVYTYGVGADGERQSLSIRSVDGSVSISCYRGAEKERVVAALLANASLLVVGEDGAGKTFLAERVIEDLWGRGFPVAAPAIGTVKQMLLEIAGDLGVDTETLEGKPMTAQQLQETIAEWLEGNVAFLVMDNAHRFPVSLRCWLEKLHLQGQPILLLATYPPARDIFLKLPRIELEALPERAIREIMEGEAVSLGLQVTPGKLADWQQRAIGNPMLAKRVVKEEYLGLEGNNYDHTQWIDGTPLLIAVLMCFMILRFLGLGFNNTSLYLIGGILTVAVGMVRLMIYSLPRQSNRLGR, from the coding sequence ATGATCGAGCGACACAGAAGGAGATTGGCTAACGGGGAGGAGCGGGTCTATACTTACGGGGTTGGAGCGGACGGTGAGCGTCAGTCTTTGTCGATCCGTTCCGTTGATGGTTCCGTTTCAATCTCCTGCTATAGGGGAGCAGAAAAAGAGCGGGTGGTGGCCGCCCTACTAGCCAATGCCAGTTTGTTGGTGGTGGGGGAAGACGGAGCGGGGAAGACCTTTTTAGCGGAGCGGGTAATCGAGGACTTGTGGGGGCGGGGGTTTCCGGTGGCCGCCCCTGCCATCGGCACGGTCAAACAGATGCTTCTGGAAATCGCCGGGGATTTGGGGGTAGATACGGAAACGCTAGAGGGCAAACCGATGACGGCACAACAGTTACAGGAAACCATCGCCGAATGGTTAGAGGGTAACGTCGCTTTTCTAGTCATGGACAATGCCCACAGGTTCCCCGTTTCCCTGCGTTGTTGGCTGGAAAAACTGCATTTACAGGGACAGCCGATATTATTGTTGGCCACTTACCCCCCGGCCCGAGATATTTTTTTGAAGCTTCCCCGCATCGAATTGGAAGCTTTACCAGAAAGGGCGATCCGCGAAATTATGGAAGGAGAAGCGGTCAGTTTGGGATTGCAGGTGACACCGGGTAAACTAGCCGATTGGCAACAACGGGCGATCGGTAATCCCATGTTAGCCAAACGGGTGGTCAAGGAAGAATATTTAGGATTGGAGGGTAATAATTATGACCATACCCAGTGGATCGACGGTACTCCCCTACTAATTGCGGTTCTCATGTGTTTTATGATTCTGCGATTCTTGGGACTCGGTTTTAATAACACCAGTCTTTATCTGATCGGAGGGATACTGACTGTAGCGGTGGGAATGGTCAGGTTGATGATTTATTCCTTACCCCGACAGTCTAACCGTTTGGGACGCTGA
- a CDS encoding metal-dependent hydrolase, translated as MMSVTHIAFSVALTSITLGTANPEILGIAAVAALLPDIDTGKSSIGRLLFPVSSWLEKRTVHRGITHSFFASGVVTLAAYPLALLGYSQLWYGLILGYFFGWFADVFTKSGVQAFYPGRGRMIIPRNPRLRLATGSNAEWFLLFVLVVVSVMSISINSGGGLIRGFNQVLGLPSGAIETVNEDASRYLLRVRVQGRNAITEQPVDATYEVIEPLTVSDLLVKDEGGTLYRLGSSQESQIIASRIRVERVAPVQVKIENIVLEDEYLDRLANLTEPFGVAQGNRVYLTGTLTIADGSGLSLPSHADRFDTITLQPGHVAYARLTAASPQYVIDKLGEYSVSGHLIARIINV; from the coding sequence ATGATGAGCGTCACTCATATAGCCTTTTCGGTAGCTTTGACGAGCATAACGTTGGGAACCGCCAATCCGGAGATATTGGGCATAGCGGCAGTGGCGGCCTTGTTGCCAGATATTGACACGGGCAAAAGCTCGATCGGACGGCTCTTGTTTCCCGTCAGCAGTTGGCTAGAAAAGAGAACGGTTCACCGGGGCATAACCCACAGTTTCTTTGCGTCGGGTGTCGTCACCCTTGCGGCTTATCCCCTAGCCCTACTGGGTTATAGTCAACTCTGGTACGGTCTGATTCTCGGTTACTTTTTCGGCTGGTTTGCCGATGTTTTTACCAAGTCGGGAGTGCAGGCGTTCTATCCCGGTCGGGGAAGGATGATCATCCCCAGAAATCCTCGTTTGAGGTTGGCCACGGGCAGTAATGCCGAGTGGTTCCTGCTGTTTGTTCTTGTGGTCGTCTCGGTTATGAGTATTTCTATCAACAGTGGTGGTGGTCTGATTCGCGGATTCAATCAGGTGTTGGGTTTGCCGTCGGGAGCGATCGAGACGGTGAACGAGGATGCTTCCCGTTATCTGTTGCGAGTTAGGGTTCAAGGGAGAAATGCCATTACCGAACAGCCGGTGGATGCCACCTACGAGGTAATCGAACCGTTGACCGTTAGCGATCTGCTGGTCAAGGACGAAGGGGGAACGTTGTACCGACTGGGTTCGAGTCAGGAATCTCAGATCATCGCGTCCCGCATTCGGGTGGAACGGGTCGCACCAGTCCAAGTAAAGATCGAAAATATTGTCTTGGAAGATGAGTATTTAGATAGGCTCGCTAATTTAACGGAACCCTTCGGCGTAGCTCAGGGTAACAGGGTATATTTAACGGGAACGCTGACCATTGCCGATGGTTCGGGTCTAAGTTTGCCCAGTCATGCCGACCGTTTCGATACTATTACCCTACAACCGGGTCACGTCGCCTACGCCCGACTTACCGCCGCTAGTCCCCAGTATGTGATCGACAAGTTGGGAGAATACAGCGTTTCAGGTCATCTCATCGCTAGGATCATAAATGTTTAA
- a CDS encoding ATP-binding protein, giving the protein MFNKQQKPLPTAVLRATNSPSDESSPPSGILLGDNCYWNPGHLPNGHIVAIGASGSGKTQTLKAIAYSLRQTYPDIQLFIIDFHGDQEIIGETCYPLHMASSHGINPLIVNLDAEGGGPHLQAIAVTTTLKRSLQLGPNQEGLLLEILQFCYDRRGISQEQPTSWTREAPNFTDLQQEIESRVESGCKESQKLKLKLIATFTYGVFCRPQPNFTEKHIRIDLSKLPPEIGAIAAESLAWQLMNQHRLTGEIEGKLPRTYLFIDEAKELRKSRACDRIIADGRKYGLGLVLASQSERHLSDDVIGNSSTKIVLPVDQSEVKRVAAKFRFAEKKVAELVPLTALCRFGKQAEVTSIFPYHRRVEDG; this is encoded by the coding sequence ATGTTTAATAAACAGCAGAAACCATTACCCACCGCCGTTTTACGGGCCACCAATTCCCCATCGGACGAATCATCGCCACCGTCTGGCATTCTCTTGGGGGATAACTGTTATTGGAATCCTGGTCATCTCCCCAACGGTCACATCGTCGCCATCGGTGCATCCGGTAGTGGCAAAACCCAGACCCTCAAAGCGATCGCTTATTCCCTCAGACAGACCTATCCCGATATTCAGTTATTTATCATCGATTTCCACGGTGATCAAGAGATTATCGGCGAAACTTGTTATCCCCTGCACATGGCCAGTTCTCACGGCATCAATCCCCTGATTGTCAACCTCGATGCTGAAGGGGGTGGTCCCCATCTACAGGCCATCGCCGTTACCACCACTCTAAAACGTTCTTTGCAGTTGGGACCAAATCAGGAGGGTTTACTGTTAGAAATATTGCAATTTTGTTATGACCGGCGGGGTATCAGCCAAGAACAACCGACAAGTTGGACAAGGGAAGCGCCCAATTTTACCGATTTGCAGCAGGAGATCGAGTCGCGGGTGGAGAGCGGCTGTAAGGAATCGCAAAAACTGAAACTGAAACTGATAGCCACCTTCACCTACGGTGTCTTCTGCCGTCCTCAACCCAACTTCACCGAGAAACATATCCGCATCGACCTCTCGAAATTACCGCCGGAGATCGGGGCGATCGCCGCCGAATCCTTGGCCTGGCAATTGATGAACCAACACCGGTTAACCGGCGAAATCGAAGGGAAACTACCCCGTACCTACCTATTCATCGATGAGGCTAAAGAATTGCGGAAAAGTCGGGCCTGTGACCGCATCATCGCTGACGGTCGTAAATACGGGCTGGGTTTGGTGTTGGCATCCCAATCGGAACGACATCTCAGCGACGACGTGATCGGTAACTCCTCTACCAAAATCGTTTTGCCAGTGGACCAATCGGAAGTGAAACGGGTGGCCGCCAAATTCCGGTTTGCCGAGAAGAAAGTAGCCGAGTTAGTACCCTTGACCGCCCTATGTCGTTTCGGCAAACAGGCAGAAGTGACCAGTATCTTTCCCTATCACCGGAGGGTAGAAGATGGTTAG
- a CDS encoding OmpH family outer membrane protein: protein MVSTLSKSKPHQRRTEKVFTILDGAPPGTTYEGLISLVREKTGKGCSRKLISRWKRERTGETVSEIPTVLEIPTVLEIPTVLETIASQKTLRQSSVPGLSHVEGLALREAEGFTLREADTSPIVPRIEKHSEKTSESVALREADISPIVPEPFYSPRPDFFRYLTVAAAAIIALVGCSYTTAQKTPSTPVTPVTTSYPPYQGGIKGGSSPKKTYSTVPREIKIRLTLTTPADLRVKQGSRIVAGQILSDRITERQRLQTQRQQLELSLKKLQIPLPELTLPSPPPTLNKLPPVSYRQETAQITLKTGELQEIEAKIAQQQQKITQLLSLSQVEGLAMKPTDVRVASVPTRTFPTFVSIDGQALKQVDGQALSQAEGQKISVEKIIEHERAKLSQMETEREKAKIQLEIARAALSTAKEKRLQEEYQLALEENRRAITLQNQQLEVEKQRAVRAAQLQEREYNQAVIRTRIQEIDNALVQLATVKAPYPGTVKRLKWQGQDDRLLTVELTVDVDPERSQRVNPERSRRVDSPTGRSPSLSR from the coding sequence ATGGTTAGCACTCTTTCTAAGTCAAAACCCCACCAGCGACGCACCGAGAAGGTTTTTACTATCCTCGACGGCGCACCCCCTGGTACGACCTACGAAGGTCTGATCTCGTTGGTACGGGAGAAAACGGGTAAGGGTTGTTCCCGCAAGCTGATTAGTCGCTGGAAACGGGAACGCACGGGAGAAACCGTCTCAGAAATTCCAACTGTCTTGGAAATTCCAACTGTCTTAGAAATTCCAACTGTCTTAGAAACGATCGCTTCTCAAAAAACACTCAGACAAAGTTCAGTGCCTGGCCTGAGCCACGTCGAAGGGCTTGCCCTGAGAGAAGCCGAAGGGTTTACCCTGAGAGAAGCCGATACTTCCCCCATTGTCCCCAGAATCGAGAAACACAGCGAGAAAACAAGCGAGAGTGTTGCCCTGAGAGAAGCCGATATTTCCCCCATTGTCCCAGAACCTTTCTATTCCCCCCGTCCTGATTTCTTTCGTTACCTGACCGTTGCCGCCGCCGCCATCATCGCCCTAGTCGGTTGCAGTTACACCACCGCCCAAAAAACCCCCAGCACACCCGTTACACCCGTTACCACCTCTTACCCCCCTTATCAAGGGGGGATTAAGGGGGGATCCTCTCCGAAAAAAACCTACTCCACCGTACCGAGGGAGATCAAAATCCGATTGACCCTTACCACCCCCGCAGATCTGCGGGTCAAACAAGGTTCTCGGATCGTTGCGGGTCAGATACTAAGCGATCGCATTACCGAGAGACAACGACTCCAAACCCAACGTCAACAGTTGGAACTCTCCCTAAAAAAGTTACAGATTCCCCTCCCCGAACTCACCTTACCTTCACCACCCCCAACATTAAATAAACTTCCCCCCGTTTCCTACAGGCAAGAAACCGCCCAAATTACTCTGAAAACAGGAGAATTACAAGAGATAGAAGCTAAAATAGCTCAACAACAACAAAAAATCACCCAATTACTTAGCTTGAGTCAAGTTGAAGGTCTGGCCATGAAACCTACGGACGTTCGGGTAGCTTCCGTTCCCACCCGAACGTTCCCTACTTTTGTCAGCATTGATGGGCAAGCCCTGAAACAAGTTGATGGGCAAGCCCTGAGCCAAGCCGAAGGGCAGAAAATATCCGTGGAGAAGATCATCGAGCATGAACGGGCGAAACTCTCCCAAATGGAAACGGAGCGAGAAAAAGCAAAAATACAACTGGAAATCGCCCGTGCCGCTTTATCAACCGCCAAGGAAAAGCGTCTTCAGGAAGAATACCAATTGGCTCTAGAAGAAAACCGACGGGCGATCACCCTTCAGAACCAACAACTGGAAGTGGAGAAACAGAGGGCAGTTCGCGCCGCACAACTTCAGGAACGGGAATACAACCAAGCGGTGATCAGGACGAGAATACAGGAGATCGACAATGCACTGGTTCAATTGGCTACGGTTAAGGCTCCCTACCCCGGAACGGTCAAACGGCTTAAATGGCAGGGTCAGGATGATCGCCTTCTCACTGTCGAGCTTACTGTTGATGTTGACCCTGAGCGAAGCCAAAGGGTTAACCCTGAGCGAAGCCGAAGGGTTGACTCCCCTACAGGCCGCTCCCCTTCCCTGTCTCGATAG
- a CDS encoding TolC family protein — protein MLTLSEAKGLTLSEAEGLTPLQAAPLPCLDSGNDCLRTLTDAAIECSPELQTLDERIALIDRRLQLAGQRIDQANARQWTGYLTTDPIAILQNLFGGGQVQQQRMAITDLEIRAADLEAARAELERQRAAKRSQLGEQVLTLVIAYETAGDRERAILAQLSNHDLLTRITEIDYRLGGSSTETYLTRIAQREQLEIQWNRYRLERETAKRQLLSLTGFSTPETTGETTG, from the coding sequence ATGTTGACCCTGAGCGAAGCCAAAGGGTTAACCCTGAGCGAAGCCGAAGGGTTGACTCCCCTACAGGCCGCTCCCCTTCCCTGTCTCGATAGTGGTAACGATTGTCTCCGTACCCTCACCGACGCGGCGATCGAATGTTCCCCTGAATTGCAGACCCTCGACGAACGCATCGCCCTGATCGATCGCCGGTTACAGTTGGCTGGACAACGTATCGACCAAGCCAACGCCCGACAATGGACGGGTTATCTCACCACCGACCCGATCGCCATTCTGCAAAATCTGTTTGGGGGTGGTCAGGTACAACAACAGAGGATGGCCATCACCGACCTCGAAATCAGGGCGGCCGACCTAGAGGCGGCCAGGGCTGAATTGGAACGTCAACGGGCTGCCAAACGCTCCCAACTCGGAGAACAGGTCTTAACGCTGGTGATCGCCTACGAAACCGCAGGCGATCGAGAACGGGCGATATTAGCCCAACTGTCAAACCACGACCTCTTGACCAGGATTACCGAGATCGATTACCGTCTGGGCGGTTCATCCACCGAAACCTATCTAACAAGAATCGCCCAACGAGAACAGTTAGAGATTCAGTGGAACCGTTACCGTCTCGAACGGGAAACCGCTAAACGACAACTTCTATCCCTGACGGGGTTTTCTACTCCTGAAACCACTGGGGAAACTACTGGGTAA
- a CDS encoding IS1 family transposase (programmed frameshift), with translation MQCPECKSTHIRKNGINKQGKQNHICVTCGRQFINNYEKQKGYDEKTKRECLTAYVNGMGFRGIERLKGVHHTTVINWVKSVGELLPVAYDPETIPEVGELDELETFVGSKKTKFWVWTAVDHFKKGILGWVIGDHSSETFRPLWELVKSWGCYFYVSDGWSVYPCFIAEGDHIISKTYMTRVEGENTRLRHYLARLHRKTLCYSKSTEMLGYSIRLLIHYLKFQEVPIPY, from the exons ATGCAATGCCCTGAATGTAAATCTACCCATATCCGTAAAAATGGCATCAATAAACAAGGTAAACAAAATCATATTTGTGTAACCTGTGGCCGTCAATTTATTAATAACTATGAAAAACAGAAAGGCTATGACGAAAAAACGAAGCGAGAATGCCTAACTGCCTATGTTAATGGGATGGGATTTAGAGGAATAGAAAGGCTAAAGGGAGTTCATCATACGACCGTAATTAATTGGGTAAAATCTGTGGGAGAATTATTGCCAGTCGCCTATGACCCAGAAACAATTCCTGAAGTAGGGGAACTGGATGAATTGGAAACCTTTGTTGGCTCAAAAAAAACAAAAT TCTGGGTGTGGACAGCCGTTGACCACTTTAAAAAAGGAATTTTAGGTTGGGTAATCGGAGACCATAGTAGCGAAACGTTTCGCCCATTATGGGAATTAGTTAAGTCTTGGGGATGCTATTTTTATGTGAGTGATGGATGGTCAGTTTATCCATGTTTTATAGCAGAGGGCGACCATATAATTAGTAAGACTTATATGACCAGAGTAGAGGGTGAGAACACACGTTTAAGACATTATCTAGCCCGATTGCATCGCAAAACACTCTGCTATTCTAAGTCTACAGAAATGTTAGGATACTCTATTCGTTTATTAATTCATTATCTGAAGTTTCAAGAAGTGCCTATTCCTTACTGA
- a CDS encoding type II toxin-antitoxin system PrlF family antitoxin yields the protein MDATMALWPESTLTDRYQTTIPDSVRKALGLNKRDKICYNIQPDGKVWISRADGTEENDPVLGKFLNFLAQDMEQNPQHIQPISSNLVNHVQYLVSGVALDLDAPLLDEDE from the coding sequence ATGGATGCAACTATGGCTCTATGGCCAGAATCCACTCTTACCGATCGCTATCAGACTACAATTCCCGATTCCGTTCGCAAAGCCCTTGGCTTGAATAAGCGCGATAAAATCTGCTACAACATACAGCCCGACGGCAAAGTATGGATTTCCAGGGCTGACGGGACAGAAGAAAATGATCCGGTGCTTGGGAAATTTCTGAATTTTCTTGCCCAAGATATGGAACAGAACCCTCAACACATACAGCCAATTAGTTCTAACCTAGTCAATCATGTTCAATACTTGGTCTCTGGCGTTGCTCTGGATCTTGATGCACCACTTCTGGATGAGGACGAATAA
- a CDS encoding type II toxin-antitoxin system YhaV family toxin, with amino-acid sequence MSIDQPLVNVWSIFAQPLFLEQFEELVTQIEELHHKFPQDYKRKNATKRLAAIAKLAFDTKYLSKINYTYLTPPCLLPFAFLH; translated from the coding sequence TTGTCTATAGATCAGCCCCTAGTAAATGTATGGAGCATATTTGCTCAACCTCTGTTCCTTGAACAGTTTGAAGAACTTGTGACGCAGATTGAAGAGCTGCACCACAAGTTTCCTCAAGATTACAAAAGGAAAAATGCGACAAAGCGTCTAGCTGCCATAGCAAAGTTAGCCTTTGATACTAAGTACCTAAGCAAAATTAATTACACATATCTAACCCCCCCTTGCCTCTTGCCTTTTGCCTTTCTTCACTAG